The sequence tggcgatcatgtaaccgtacattttcaatattatgcggccgtaacgtgccgcactaccactcgttcactatgcgggaccacttctgaagaaagacagtgacccatgtgactggtggcggactatagacaccttcagataccccagtctggcaaagctttgccccatgtacctccctataccagccacttctgttccaagcgagcgtgccttttcagtggaaggggggggggtgtctctgttagaagggagcgcctgctgcctgatcatgtggagcaactcatatttcttcatgataacatctagtcattactttcattgtgccgtgatatttgcttgtgttgtgatgtgcattgtgctagcctggacattgtgttctggagatagcagggTATGTTGTgtggccagtcaggctgttaatgttttttttttttctcaaatagctacatgctaaataaaatatcgttactgtggaggcatttttcctttgatattcgatattcgattcgatattcgaaggtggatattcgtattcgattcgtattcgaaaaatttgatattcgcacacccctagtttccaGCCATCAAGCCAGCGTGTTCAGAACTGCGGCAGTTATATTGTGCTTACAAGGAATAAAGTTtcgtgactttgctaaatagtatctcgcattattttctcgcttgTTGCGATTATTAAGGTtatgttcgggtaagctacacagacgtaACTGGTCTGGAGCACTTTTTTTATGTGTGAAGCACCCGTCGCGGTCACCATGAGCTGAACATAGCTGTGGAGTAAATCTCTATATTTcataatcggcgtccagattaTAGCCATTCTGGAGACGCCAAATCCCTTTCAACAtcaccttcagaaatgacccatatgtgagataaggaaggacccgccgtggtagctcagcacGTAGGGtgccgcgctgctaagcacgaaggcgcgggttcgattcccgaccacggcggcctcattccgatgggggcgaaatgcaaaagaatacccgggtacttagatttaagtgcacgttaaagagccccaggtggtcgaaatttccggaacccccatcacccccccccccacccattacggcgtctctcatcatcatggtggttttgggaagttacaCCTAACGATTATTATGAGATACGAAAGGCCTTCTTCCAAATCGGAACGTTTCTCGACTGCGGATCGCTGTCGTGAGTTTGAGCTGAGGTGATTTGAGACCCCTGGATTAAACGCTTGTAGTCTTTCTTAAAAACGAGAATAACCTTCGGCTTTTCTCAGCGCTGTTACAAAGAAACCAGCTTGAAACGAAAGACTGATAATGTGACATAATGAATGGCCGACTGAATGCGCTATCAGTTTTATGTTAACAGCATAAAGCTTATCGAGACGAGCACTTGTATTCTTAATACTATTGATAACGATGTAAACTTCTTTAGGTGAAGCCagataaacaaataaaagaatGGATATAAAACATGGATATCGAGGGATGCTGTTGAATggggtcgtcttaggcgaatgcattagggactcTGGGAGTTCACGTGAAACTGCGCTACTGAATAAGACGATCACACATACGACACACgaacgcatgcgccgacagctgTCTTCTGTTCGATCGTCTTTCCAGTTGCGCCGTTTCGTAACAGTGAATCCGTACAGACTCGCTACCACCCGATGCTACTTCGGCAAGGTGGGACGCTTCCCTGCGGAGCTCCAGCATAGCCGACCAGAAATGGGCCGGCCAGCAAGCCCGCAGTGCGTCTGTCAGGCTAGGCCTTtcagtcccaacgtgggagccaTGCCGCGAACGCGTTTATAAACGCGTTAGTACACCTAAACAGAGTAAATTCCAGACAATACCCAGAAGCGAGCTGTATgctctgcaagcacgaacacgcagaTATGGCACATATCTTATGGCACGGATCAGCACAATATACAAAGACGACAACATAGGAGcggaccttctcgaggagcgatggctaaaCGCTCTGACTAGCTTAGATCTACAAGAACAACTGTGGGCattccagcgggcccgggcagcggtggaaaggctatgcctcaccgcacataatgcccgggtggcctgagcccgggccggcaaccttgcaggtgttttttttttcttaataaagttttttccgtccgtccTTCCGTCCGCGCGCATCTTGCAGAACATTTATAAATTttattccatccatccatccacccgaATCGCCAAATTGTTATTCACTGTGACTCGCACCCACTGTTGGCCAAGAATTGGGGGATCAACCATTTTTGTTGgtaaaaaactttattgagtgtCCTCCAAGGTTTACCGCGATCGGGTCTacactcccacgtggggacgtcgagctCTTGTCTCGTCGCCGCCTCGAGGGCTCCTGTGAGAACTTATacacccgaattttttttttttctcgcagtgaACACCGttcaagaaaggaagaagaggacaCTTCTCCAACGTGCTCACGCGCCACGCGCTCGAGGACACAAGAAGAAGCAGCACCACATCTGTCGCTTCGCAGGACTGGGGCTCGCAGGAAGCAAGAAACGAGGACGCGTCTAGGATGGCCGAGGAGTCGCACCTCATCTTCGACATCCCACAGGACGAGATCGTCGTCAGCTCCTCGATGTCGCGCATCGAAAACGTGCGCGctgcccgcggcggcgggagcaGCAGGGCCCCGCAGGAACAGTCGAGCACCAACGTCCTCGGCTCGGTGCAGGAGGAGCCGTTCGTGCTCATCGCCGCGGATCAGCCAGGCCTAGCGGACGAACAGCAGCGCAACGCCGACCGCGCCAGACCCAACTCCGAATTCGGCAATGCCGTCGGCGGCACCAGCGTGCGAGCCATTACCTTCCTTCTCATCGCCGTCGCCTGCCTGCTGCTTGTCGGTTCCATGGTCCTCACTGACGTCACCAACAAGGACGCCAAGGGCGCAGAGGGCGAAGAGTTCGAGAACAGCACCGATGTGTCCAACACCGACTCCGACGGCCAAGCCGACGCCACGGCTCCACCCAGGGCGTCGCCCGACGGTGTCCAAGGCAACGACCGGCGTATCCAGCCTCCCGAAGAGAACCGCAACTTGTTCAAGGCGAGGCGACCGGCGGCCAGGAATTCGCGAGGACCTCGCAAGAGCCTCCACAGGATGCTGAAGGGCACCAAGTGTACGAGCAAGGCGTGCGTCGAGCAAGGCGTCAAGCTGGTCGACGAACTGGAGCCCAAGATCAGACCGTGCGACGACTTTTACCAGCACGTGTGCGTCCGCTGGCAGCACCGACAGCCGTCTAACGTGCAGAGCGACCGCGTCTCAGTCGACTACGCGCTCGTCGACCTCTTCAGCGAGCTGCTGGTCAACGTGATCCGCTCGGACGCGACGCCCTTTCCGGAGCTCAAGTTTTTCATCGACGAGTGCGTCCGGCCGCAGCCGAACCTCTTCCGCAACGTGAGGGATGCCGTACTACGACATCTAGACCTGAAGGGGTGGCCGTACAAGGCGGACAGCGCCATTCCCGACCAGACGCTGTCGGTCAAGGTGGGCCGAGTGCTTTCCGAGATAGGTTTGGAGACGCTGTTCAGCGTGTATCGCGGTCTTACTGGCGCTGTAATCGGCCAGCCGCGCAACCTTTTGCTTCGCCACTTCCTAGGCTCAGAACCGCAGCTCGCGGGTCGTCTGGTCGGCAAGGCCTACGAGTTCCTTGTCCAGGCAATGACCAAGCAGACGACCGCTCCGTTCGAAGCGTCGGCGATGACGAATGTGACGACTATCGAAACCTTGATTCGCCGAATGCTGAACTCCAACCGGGCCGTTCTTGACGCTGGTCGTCTCAAGAATTGCTCGACGCGTCAGATGATCGACCTGCCCAGGCTCGGCACCGTAAACTTGCACAGGTTTTTCGAAGCTGCGGTGGGTGGCGATTCGACGATGCCGGAGACGACCAGCGTCCACCTTTCGGACACCGATTACTTCGACCGAATGCGCACCCTCGCCCTGACGAAGCATGACCTGCTCAATTACGTCACCTTTCGCGTCGTCCTTGAGCTGACGCCCCTGATAAGCAACTGGACTCTCCGGTCCACGCTCGCCTCGGTGGCCTACTCCCGTTACGCCGAGTTCTCAGAGCGTTTGGACCCGGCTCAGATGTGCGTTCGCTTCCTAGAACGCTACGAGCCCGCGGTGCCGCTTTACCTGACGTTCAAGAGGGCCCTCGAGTTGCTGGGAGGTCCCTCGGTGATCCGAACTGTACTGGACGTCCTGAAGAAGACGTTTCTCACCGACCTCCAGAATTCCACCATGTTTAGGAACACGTTCAAGCAGCACGCGACCAACCAAGTTAAAGACATCTACTGGGAAGCCCTCATGCCGTACTGGCTGTCCGAGCAGAAGGCCGCCGAGTCGTACGCTGAGGGCCTGTACACGAACAACCCGCGGCACCCGACGCCGCACTTCTTCTACTTCTGGATGCGCACGGCGGCCCATAAGAAGCGCGAGTTCCTCTTCGGTAACAAGACCTCCTGGACGGGTGGCTTCCTGAACGCGTGGGCCACGCTCGACCCACCGTACGACCACCTGGAAATACCGCTGCCCGTCTTCGACTTCATGATGCCCAACGACTCGAGCACCGCCCACCTTCACCTGCCGCGCGTCGGGCCGCGAGTCTATCGAGAGCTGCACCGCTTCCTGTGGCACGAGGCCATTAACTTCGACCTCGAACGACCGGCGTCCGAGGAGTCGCACTACTTCGAGCGGCTGCGGCGTTGCCTGGAGAATCAATACAGGGACATAGACTTCAACCCGAGCCGCGTACCCTTCAACTCGGCCAGGACGTCGGCCTCGGACCTCCTGGACCTGCTGGCGGTACGCACGGCGTTTCACGCCTACCTTCGACAGCTCGGGGCGCACGACGGCGACTACCGGTTGTCCGGAGCACCGAACCTTAGCGGACAGCAGCTTTTCTTTCTGTACTACGCGCGAAGCCACTGCGAGCGGCTCAACCCTCGCTTCGCGGTCAAGCTGATGACTAACGGGCCGGTCAGTCCCGGATGGTACAGGGTCAACGGCCCGCTGCGAAACATGCACGACTTCGCCATCGCGTTCGGCTGCACGCCGGGCACGTCCATGAACCCGGCCGATAAGTGTCTGTGACATGTTCGGGCCAGAAGAACGCAAAACTTTGTCTCCCGGGCACACGCATTTGCGTGTGCGCCTACGTACACGGCCCTCTTTTTAAGCAAATAAAgaccaggcgggggggggggggggcgtctatACAGGTACGCATACGTGAAGCCGAATGGGTTATGAATGTGACGCTTACGTGAACGTATGCACGCACGACTTGGCCCTCCATTTGAGCGTATAGTACTGATCGCCAATTACATAACGGTCTGATATAGCCCGACGAAGCTCGTACTGATTACTGAACAAGTAGCGAAAAGGACGTACCGGAACGCAGGAAGGAACAAAGAGATCAGACGTTCCTTCTTGCGTTCCTGTCTTTTGCGCTACTCCTTAGAAGTGAAACCCTACGAACTCGCCCAAATTCTTGTAAGAAATAGGGGACATTGAAAATGTACAGCGTCATCTGTCGACAATCTGCTATGACTACCCGATGCTTCGTGCGCCGTTCAGGCAGctagggagccctgacaatggcgggaacaaggtaacactatttTAATCGAATTTATCGGTTACCTGAACGACGAAAAAGAATGTACCGACGCGAGTTTGTTCTTCAACTAGATCAGCGTTGTGCTGTGTTTCGGAAATTATCGGCgcgcgcaaaagcgctcttcaacctcagctttaaatgcgaagcatttcttagcgaacctttggtacttcgaGCGgttctatatacgtatctatctagccgcctacgtctggcggcTCTCACGACCATCtcgttaacttggtgtataccaaaattgacattgaAGGGTTagaggattttacgaatatgactgtcgggtcatgacatgaataacgtaaaaatcctgtcctttcctccagacacgtgtggcacatacccgtttactatgggccgcggtgtacgggtatgcgccacaggtgattgatagtttatatataaccaggaacggcgagaacagacattggtaacttaaatgcgagaacattaagaaaaaccgacatcgacagcgttgacccgacgaatggaaagaatgaaaattaggattccagcaggaatcgaacccaagcattctgcgtggcagtcaggtattctaccacagagccacaccagatgtacaaactggtttagaaaaactgcctatgcaggcgtaatgtcggtgcaacgtcaattgtagttgtggtgctggctaattttacaagaaagcaataaacactacatgatactcctaccatgtgtactcctacgatacaggcgttatatcGGATTAatgtcggtggttccagtgttggctccgcttttatagcagtctaataaacattacatttgtatttctatgaatcagcaagccatattgaagcattgctcgaccccggaggaatacattaacgaaagttacgtatgatgttcacattaTCAAACCGttaagtgcacttagtccgccagaacgacgcagtgtcctcttcatttcttacgaggctgggcgatggcctcatgctgaccgaggatgatgccaaattgattgacggccgctttgtagactaggctgcgtaggtcacatacgcccaagtagtctacgaatacgacaagtgccatccactgatgttggtctacgtagcattatCCAGGCCCACCAGCCTCTACGGCCTATattgacagacaatttgtcgacgaaatgaccgaggcattcacaatttccaacagctgtactatacctcatacttcgctacacgtggatccctcgtcaccgcgatcacgaccggatccgataacaagtcatgaccagctgctggggctcactgatcacggtgatgatgaccttgttcaagaactgtcaagaacctcttccacacatgcacacgggttcgtgaaacgtgcgtgcgttctctatcataagggacaagtataagcactacatatcagcttaccgcttctggtgttggtactacccacgttgctgttggcagcgttacccaactgtaagaactggttatataacacatatgcggctcttcaacatatatgtgtgcgtataaaatttatacaaatatttagcgccattttgtaacgtttcgctcagtaaaaaaattgcgccgcagtcaccttcccgccgattgcttcgcataacatcgactcccacggtacgtgggatctgccgaatttttttaaatcgaatttatcagttacctgaacgacGAAAAAGAATGTACGGACGCGAGTTTGTTCAACTAGATCAGCGCTGTGATTTTGGTTAGGAAATGATCGGCGCGcgaaagcgctcttcaacctcagctttaaatgcgaagcatttcttatagcgaacctttggtactttgagtggtcctatctacgtatctatctatctatctagccgcctacgtctggcggcTCTCACAatcatctccttaacttggtgtagatcaaaactgacatggaagggtaagaggatttgacgaatatgactgtcgggtcattacatgaataacgtgaaaatcctgtcctttcctccagacacgtgtggcacatacccgtttaccatgggccgcggtgtacgggtatgcgccgcaggtaattgacagtttatatctattcagaaacggcgagaacagacattggtaatttaaatgcgagagcgttaagaaaaaccgacatcggcagcgttgacccgacgaatggaaagaataaaattagaatcccagcaggaatcgaacccaagcattctgcgtggcaatcggatattctaccacaaagtcacgccaggtctatgaactggtttggaaaaaacagcctatgcaggtgtaatggcggtgcaacgtcaattgtgtttgtggtgctggctatctaattttaacgcgatagcgttaaacagctcgttccacagaaattccggtgtcggcgtcgttggttgtgaccgaaaaatcaccatcttgtccgcgaccgatgcaaataaaataaataataataaacctTAGGTTCGAGCGAGaaacgaacccaggccgcctgcgtggcaagcaggtgttctaccacagagccactccattgcttggaactgcgctgaaattaactttaatgcttggcagacatacgcgtcctgtgtacagatgTCACAGTATACGaggtgtaatatcgcagtaaaacggggtacacaAGCGTatattgtcatcgggcgtcacaccatgtgaattgcataacgagttggtggtttaaagccggccaccgattacaaaaggcacacacactacttcgcgtattcccttacgaacacgtagtgggtgcatcgcaacttcgaaaaagtatcacgcgcgtaattgctgccgGTTTAAAGcatgcaacccattacaaagggcatacatattagtgcgcgcattctcttacacacacgtagtgggtacaatgttgtcataaaagtgctgttgaagagggcggaaacctgta comes from Rhipicephalus sanguineus isolate Rsan-2018 chromosome 7, BIME_Rsan_1.4, whole genome shotgun sequence and encodes:
- the LOC119398867 gene encoding membrane metallo-endopeptidase-like 1; the encoded protein is MAEESHLIFDIPQDEIVVSSSMSRIENVRAARGGGSSRAPQEQSSTNVLGSVQEEPFVLIAADQPGLADEQQRNADRARPNSEFGNAVGGTSVRAITFLLIAVACLLLVGSMVLTDVTNKDAKGAEGEEFENSTDVSNTDSDGQADATAPPRASPDGVQGNDRRIQPPEENRNLFKARRPAARNSRGPRKSLHRMLKGTKCTSKACVEQGVKLVDELEPKIRPCDDFYQHVCVRWQHRQPSNVQSDRVSVDYALVDLFSELLVNVIRSDATPFPELKFFIDECVRPQPNLFRNVRDAVLRHLDLKGWPYKADSAIPDQTLSVKVGRVLSEIGLETLFSVYRGLTGAVIGQPRNLLLRHFLGSEPQLAGRLVGKAYEFLVQAMTKQTTAPFEASAMTNVTTIETLIRRMLNSNRAVLDAGRLKNCSTRQMIDLPRLGTVNLHRFFEAAVGGDSTMPETTSVHLSDTDYFDRMRTLALTKHDLLNYVTFRVVLELTPLISNWTLRSTLASVAYSRYAEFSERLDPAQMCVRFLERYEPAVPLYLTFKRALELLGGPSVIRTVLDVLKKTFLTDLQNSTMFRNTFKQHATNQVKDIYWEALMPYWLSEQKAAESYAEGLYTNNPRHPTPHFFYFWMRTAAHKKREFLFGNKTSWTGGFLNAWATLDPPYDHLEIPLPVFDFMMPNDSSTAHLHLPRVGPRVYRELHRFLWHEAINFDLERPASEESHYFERLRRCLENQYRDIDFNPSRVPFNSARTSASDLLDLLAVRTAFHAYLRQLGAHDGDYRLSGAPNLSGQQLFFLYYARSHCERLNPRFAVKLMTNGPVSPGWYRVNGPLRNMHDFAIAFGCTPGTSMNPADKCL